The following proteins come from a genomic window of Geminicoccaceae bacterium SCSIO 64248:
- a CDS encoding tetratricopeptide repeat protein yields MPHDGGGRGGRMGLASAQGPEGADPSALLRLADFALANGDVEGSIGLYRRAAALDPADARPFIRLGDALSRSAAYEQAAGAYRAALQIEPAAGPALSGLGGAEVALGEAEDALAPLRQAIAADPADPRAYRSLGVALDRLGRDEEARATYLAGLEHVPADIDLRSNYALSLGLMGDSDEAIERMREAATAPAASVQHLRNYVLLLALAGRNDDASRIAADALDQTEHEALARQVEEMRALNDREARLQALATIPSGAG; encoded by the coding sequence GTGCCGCACGACGGGGGCGGGCGCGGCGGGCGCATGGGCCTGGCCTCCGCCCAGGGCCCGGAGGGAGCCGATCCCTCGGCGCTCCTCCGCCTGGCCGACTTCGCCCTGGCCAATGGCGACGTCGAGGGGTCGATCGGCCTCTATCGGCGCGCCGCCGCCCTGGATCCGGCGGACGCCCGCCCCTTCATCCGGCTCGGCGACGCGCTCAGCCGAAGCGCGGCCTACGAGCAGGCGGCGGGCGCCTACCGGGCGGCCTTGCAGATCGAGCCGGCGGCCGGTCCCGCGCTGAGCGGTCTCGGCGGCGCCGAGGTCGCGCTGGGCGAAGCCGAGGACGCCCTCGCCCCCCTGCGTCAGGCCATCGCCGCCGATCCCGCGGACCCCCGCGCCTATCGCAGCCTGGGTGTCGCCCTGGATCGGCTCGGGCGCGACGAGGAGGCGCGCGCGACCTATCTGGCCGGCCTCGAACACGTGCCGGCGGATATCGACCTGCGGAGCAACTACGCGCTCTCCCTCGGTCTCATGGGCGACAGCGACGAGGCGATCGAGCGGATGCGCGAGGCGGCGACAGCGCCGGCCGCCAGCGTGCAGCACCTGCGCAACTACGTCCTGCTCCTCGCGCTCGCGGGCAGGAACGACGACGCGTCTCGGATCGCTGCCGACGCGCTGGACCAGACCGAGCACGAAGCGCTGGCAAGGCAAGTCGAGGAGATGCGTGCGCTGAACGATAGGGAGGCGCGGCTGCAAGCGCTGGCGACGATCCCGTCGGGCGCAGGTTGA
- a CDS encoding glycosyltransferase encodes MSERVDASVVIPAYNAEAFIVDALAAAQKQTVQAVEILVVDDGSTDGTRALVEAVAQRDPRVRLFRQPTNRGPSAARNRAFDEARGDWLVLLDADDTMDPERIARLIALGNRHKADLVADNIVRQTLADRVALGLVFPRAMFERDRPMPLPEYAWHERISDEVPPIGFIHPIIRRSFVERHGVRYPEAIWCGEDSYFTTLCLAHGAVLWTTAEAYYRYTMRSDSLSYRDDPEILAELERQSRRLVDEIRPMVDGVTLGHLSKRADDLGRMYHYRRFTQALKDRQIGEAWNLVWGPLPVPYILHRLLTAMTRRLNNRGHQLDPQRAGEMP; translated from the coding sequence TTGAGTGAGCGTGTTGACGCGTCGGTGGTGATACCCGCCTACAACGCGGAAGCCTTTATCGTCGACGCTCTTGCGGCCGCCCAGAAGCAGACGGTGCAAGCCGTCGAAATCCTCGTGGTGGACGATGGGTCGACGGACGGCACGCGCGCCCTCGTCGAAGCCGTAGCCCAACGGGACCCGCGTGTCCGCCTGTTCCGGCAGCCGACCAATCGCGGGCCGTCGGCGGCACGAAACCGCGCCTTCGACGAGGCGCGGGGCGACTGGCTCGTCCTGCTCGACGCGGACGACACCATGGACCCGGAACGGATCGCGCGGCTCATCGCCTTGGGGAACAGGCACAAGGCCGATCTCGTCGCGGACAACATCGTGCGGCAGACGCTCGCGGACCGCGTGGCGCTCGGCTTGGTGTTTCCGCGCGCGATGTTTGAGCGCGACCGTCCCATGCCGCTGCCCGAATATGCTTGGCACGAGCGCATCAGCGACGAAGTGCCGCCGATCGGCTTCATCCACCCGATCATCCGCCGGTCGTTCGTCGAGCGCCACGGCGTGCGCTATCCCGAGGCGATCTGGTGCGGCGAGGATTCCTACTTCACCACGCTGTGCCTCGCGCATGGCGCGGTCCTCTGGACCACGGCGGAGGCCTATTACCGCTACACGATGCGCTCGGATTCGCTGTCCTACCGCGACGATCCGGAGATCCTGGCCGAGCTCGAGCGGCAGTCCCGGCGGTTGGTCGATGAAATCCGCCCCATGGTCGACGGCGTCACGCTCGGCCACCTGTCCAAGCGCGCCGACGACCTCGGCCGGATGTACCACTACCGTCGGTTCACGCAGGCCCTTAAGGACCGTCAGATCGGCGAGGCGTGGAACCTCGTCTGGGGACCGCTACCGGTGCCTTACATCCTCCATCGCCTGCTGACGGCCATGACGCGTCGATTGAACAATCGCGGCCACCAGCTCGATCCTCAGCGCGCCGGCGAGATGCCCTGA
- a CDS encoding proline racemase family protein, with protein MPSPSRLGLLPRHLRRFEPVIQAADPGQLIVLDMHAAGEPVRIALAGYPELAGDTILAKRRAAQGFDHLRRRMNHEPRGHAGMYGVLPVAPSSRDADVAVLFTHASGYSTMCGHATLAIGRWLADCADGPSGSGRSAFKLECPCGVVDVEADGDVTAFLSVPSFLAQADVTVETGRFGRIACDVAYGGAYYAILAASALGFRFEATDPAALVRTAHDLLVAARSQVMLDHPGEPDLAFLYGVILTDDASPADPETRHVCVFGDGQLDRSPTGSGVTARIARDVARGLPGAGTERRYVGPSGLAFTGRCHDRLTWHSRPASIVRVAGRAHYSGLGVLIADDNDPLKNGFEIHA; from the coding sequence ATGCCCAGTCCCTCAAGGCTCGGCCTGCTGCCCAGGCATCTGCGGCGATTCGAGCCCGTCATTCAAGCTGCGGATCCCGGCCAGCTGATCGTCCTGGACATGCACGCGGCGGGCGAGCCGGTCCGCATCGCCCTGGCCGGCTATCCGGAGCTTGCGGGTGACACCATCCTCGCCAAGCGGCGCGCGGCGCAAGGGTTCGACCACCTTCGCCGTCGCATGAACCACGAACCGCGCGGCCATGCCGGCATGTACGGCGTGCTCCCGGTCGCGCCCTCGTCGCGCGATGCGGATGTCGCCGTGCTGTTCACGCATGCCTCGGGCTACAGCACGATGTGCGGCCACGCCACCCTTGCGATCGGCCGCTGGCTGGCCGACTGCGCGGACGGTCCGTCCGGGTCGGGGCGCTCGGCGTTCAAGCTGGAGTGCCCGTGCGGCGTGGTCGATGTCGAGGCGGATGGCGACGTCACCGCCTTTCTCAGCGTGCCGTCCTTCCTTGCCCAGGCCGATGTGACGGTCGAGACAGGCCGTTTCGGCCGCATCGCCTGCGACGTCGCCTATGGCGGCGCCTATTATGCCATCCTTGCGGCCAGCGCGCTGGGGTTTCGCTTCGAAGCGACCGATCCCGCGGCCTTGGTCCGGACGGCCCACGATCTGCTCGTCGCGGCGCGGTCCCAGGTCATGCTCGACCATCCCGGCGAGCCGGACCTCGCCTTCCTCTACGGCGTGATTCTCACCGACGACGCGTCTCCGGCCGATCCGGAGACACGCCATGTCTGCGTGTTCGGCGATGGCCAACTCGACCGCTCGCCGACCGGAAGCGGCGTCACCGCGCGGATCGCCCGGGACGTCGCGCGCGGCCTGCCCGGCGCCGGGACGGAACGCCGCTATGTCGGTCCCTCCGGCCTGGCGTTCACCGGACGGTGCCACGATCGCCTGACCTGGCACAGCCGACCGGCCTCGATCGTGCGGGTCGCCGGCCGGGCGCATTACAGCGGTCTCGGCGTGCTGATCGCCGACGACAACGATCCCCTCAAGAACGGCTTCGAGATCCACGCTTAG
- a CDS encoding EamA family transporter, which yields MLTWQVWAVLAAVFAALTAIFAKLGVAGIPSEYATFVRTIVVVALLGVIVTVSGQWRSPAVLGGRGITFLVLSGLATGASWICYFRALQLGDVARVAPIDKLSVVLVAVFGVTFLGEHLSLPNWLGVALIAAGAMLVAYRA from the coding sequence ATGCTGACATGGCAGGTCTGGGCGGTGCTGGCCGCCGTGTTCGCCGCGCTGACGGCGATCTTCGCCAAGCTGGGTGTCGCCGGCATACCTTCGGAATATGCGACGTTCGTGCGCACGATTGTCGTCGTCGCCCTGCTGGGCGTGATCGTCACCGTGAGCGGCCAGTGGCGCTCGCCCGCGGTTCTGGGCGGACGCGGCATCACCTTTCTCGTCCTGTCCGGGCTGGCGACGGGAGCGTCCTGGATCTGCTACTTCCGAGCCCTGCAGCTGGGCGACGTCGCCCGGGTCGCGCCGATCGACAAGCTGAGCGTCGTGCTGGTCGCCGTGTTCGGCGTCACCTTCCTGGGCGAGCACCTCTCGCTGCCCAACTGGCTGGGCGTCGCGTTGATCGCCGCCGGCGCGATGCTGGTCGCCTATCGGGCCTAA
- a CDS encoding lipopolysaccharide biosynthesis protein, whose amino-acid sequence MPSQSSKFPASARARSDEVLATGLTDGEVRGRAARGGAVVVASQVARAALQVLSTAALARLVAPADFGLVAMAATLTVLFTMFSDLGLSQATVQRAEVTHGQLTTLFWINVAVGAALTLLCVLAAPLVAWFYGEPRVVPVVQALGTGFMLAGLSSQHGALLNRRLRFVVVAAISIVATFAGSLIAVVFAWYGYGVWALVAQQLGFALATLLGNWWASGWMPGRPQLAPGSGTMLRFGGNLTLYNLLIFFVPNADRILIGWYIGKHDLGLYDRCSNLITLPVRLVIMPLSNVMVPALSRLQDQPASYERFYLSTLEKIAMATIAPTLLLALLAPEVVAVLLGPDWSDATPILAWLALAAVGRPVGQSISWLFVSQGRTNEQLRMGVLVVLITFAGYVAGLHYGAAGVAAGVAATHLGILPLTFWLATRRGPVRYRRCGEAIVPGLVGGAALVAAVLALRAGGLTPEAPLAAAMTLTLAGGAATLLTYLAMPRARYALLNVLHLLVKTPAAPAASSTRS is encoded by the coding sequence ATGCCTTCGCAGTCCAGCAAGTTTCCGGCGTCCGCGCGGGCGCGGAGCGACGAGGTCCTTGCCACCGGCCTGACCGATGGCGAAGTCCGCGGCCGGGCCGCGCGGGGCGGCGCCGTCGTCGTGGCCAGCCAGGTCGCGCGGGCGGCGCTCCAGGTCCTCTCGACCGCCGCGCTGGCGCGGCTCGTCGCGCCGGCCGATTTCGGCCTGGTGGCGATGGCGGCGACGCTGACCGTCCTGTTCACCATGTTCTCCGATCTCGGCCTGTCGCAGGCGACCGTTCAGCGCGCCGAGGTCACGCACGGCCAGCTGACCACCCTGTTCTGGATCAACGTCGCGGTCGGCGCCGCGTTGACGCTGCTATGCGTGCTCGCCGCCCCGCTGGTGGCGTGGTTCTACGGCGAGCCTCGCGTCGTCCCCGTGGTTCAGGCGTTGGGAACGGGTTTCATGCTCGCGGGCCTGTCCAGCCAGCACGGCGCTCTGCTCAACCGACGCCTGCGCTTCGTCGTGGTCGCGGCGATCAGCATCGTCGCGACGTTCGCCGGCAGCCTGATCGCCGTCGTCTTCGCCTGGTACGGCTACGGCGTGTGGGCGCTCGTCGCGCAGCAGCTCGGCTTTGCGCTCGCCACCCTGCTCGGCAACTGGTGGGCCAGCGGCTGGATGCCCGGCCGTCCCCAGCTCGCGCCCGGCTCCGGCACGATGCTGCGCTTCGGCGGCAATCTTACGCTCTACAACCTGCTGATCTTTTTCGTCCCGAACGCCGACCGCATCCTCATCGGCTGGTATATCGGCAAGCACGATCTCGGCCTGTACGACCGCTGCAGCAACTTGATCACCCTGCCCGTGCGGCTGGTGATCATGCCGCTGTCCAACGTGATGGTGCCGGCCCTCTCCCGCCTTCAGGATCAGCCGGCTTCCTACGAGCGGTTCTATCTGTCGACCCTCGAGAAGATCGCCATGGCGACGATCGCGCCGACCCTTCTCCTGGCGCTCCTCGCGCCCGAGGTCGTCGCCGTCCTGCTCGGCCCGGACTGGTCGGACGCGACGCCGATCCTGGCGTGGCTGGCGCTGGCGGCGGTCGGCCGGCCGGTCGGGCAGTCGATCTCGTGGCTGTTCGTCTCGCAGGGCCGCACCAATGAGCAGCTCCGCATGGGGGTGCTCGTCGTGCTGATCACCTTTGCGGGCTACGTCGCCGGCCTCCACTACGGCGCCGCCGGCGTCGCCGCCGGCGTCGCCGCCACGCATCTCGGCATCCTGCCCCTGACGTTCTGGCTGGCGACGCGCCGCGGGCCCGTGCGCTACCGCCGCTGCGGGGAGGCGATCGTGCCGGGGCTGGTCGGCGGGGCCGCTCTCGTCGCCGCCGTGCTTGCCCTGCGTGCGGGCGGGCTGACGCCGGAGGCGCCGCTCGCCGCCGCTATGACCTTGACCCTGGCGGGCGGCGCGGCAACCCTGCTAACCTATCTGGCGATGCCACGGGCGCGCTACGCCTTGCTCAATGTCCTGCATTTGCTCGTAAAGACCCCGGCCGCGCCGGCGGCATCCTCGACCAGGAGTTAA
- a CDS encoding pilus assembly protein, translating into MISALASSGCRRFRRIRRDRRGSVLVEFALGAPVLILVVIGVFEVSLLMLGHILLEGGIRMASRFGVTGQEIAGLSREAYVESMIRDQSAGLLDIRVTSISTRVYADFAAIENGSFEDGAGAGNDVVLYSVDAEWRTITPLLAGLMGTDGLVPLHAEVAVRNEPFGLDALPGSS; encoded by the coding sequence ATGATCTCGGCTCTGGCTTCATCGGGCTGCCGGCGCTTCCGCCGGATCCGGCGCGATCGCCGCGGCAGCGTGCTGGTCGAGTTCGCCCTCGGCGCGCCGGTGCTCATCCTGGTCGTCATCGGCGTGTTCGAGGTCTCGCTGCTGATGCTTGGCCACATCCTGCTCGAAGGCGGCATCCGCATGGCGTCGCGTTTCGGCGTGACCGGCCAGGAGATCGCGGGCCTCTCGCGCGAGGCCTATGTCGAGTCCATGATCCGCGACCAGTCGGCCGGCCTGCTCGACATCCGCGTCACGAGCATCAGCACGCGCGTCTATGCCGACTTCGCCGCCATCGAGAACGGGTCGTTCGAAGACGGCGCCGGCGCGGGCAACGATGTCGTGCTCTACAGCGTCGACGCCGAGTGGCGCACGATCACGCCGCTTTTGGCCGGACTCATGGGAACGGACGGCCTCGTCCCCTTGCATGCCGAGGTGGCCGTGCGCAACGAGCCCTTCGGGCTGGACGCGCTGCCCGGCAGCTCCTGA
- a CDS encoding YqaE/Pmp3 family membrane protein, with protein MDVVRILLAILLPPLGVFLQVGIGLHFWLNILLTLLGYIPGIIHAIYVILKH; from the coding sequence ATGGACGTCGTCCGCATTCTTCTCGCCATTCTCCTGCCCCCGCTCGGTGTCTTCCTGCAGGTGGGGATCGGCCTCCATTTCTGGCTGAACATCCTGCTGACCCTGCTCGGCTATATCCCGGGCATCATCCACGCCATCTACGTCATCCTCAAACACTGA
- the fabI gene encoding enoyl-ACP reductase FabI, translated as MTSTPPADPVISLHGKRGLVVGIANADSIAFGCARAMRAAGAELAVTYLNAKAEPFVRPLAEQVEAPLVLPCDVREPGQLEAVFAEIGARWGRLDFVLHSIAFAPREDLHARVVDCSRDGFLLAMDVSCHSFIRMAKLAEPLMTEGGCLMTVSFYGAEKVVADYNLMGPVKAALESTTRYLAAELAERRIRVHALSPGPLATRAASGIARFDEMIRKTAARTPAHQTVTIDDVGGYAVFLASDAARAVTGSVVLIDHGFNIMG; from the coding sequence GTGACGTCGACCCCGCCAGCCGACCCGGTCATCTCCTTGCACGGCAAGCGCGGCCTCGTCGTCGGGATCGCCAACGCGGACAGCATCGCCTTCGGCTGCGCCCGCGCGATGCGCGCCGCCGGAGCCGAGCTGGCCGTGACCTATCTGAACGCCAAGGCCGAGCCCTTCGTTCGGCCGCTGGCCGAGCAGGTGGAGGCGCCGCTCGTCCTGCCCTGCGACGTGCGGGAACCCGGACAGCTCGAAGCGGTCTTCGCTGAGATCGGCGCGCGGTGGGGTCGGCTGGACTTCGTGCTGCACTCGATCGCCTTCGCGCCGCGCGAGGATCTGCACGCACGGGTCGTCGATTGCTCGCGCGACGGCTTCCTGCTGGCGATGGACGTCTCCTGCCATTCCTTCATCCGGATGGCGAAGCTCGCCGAGCCGCTGATGACCGAGGGCGGCTGCCTCATGACGGTCAGCTTCTACGGCGCCGAGAAGGTCGTCGCGGACTACAACCTGATGGGCCCGGTGAAGGCCGCCTTGGAGAGCACGACGCGCTATCTCGCCGCCGAGCTCGCCGAGCGCAGGATCCGCGTGCACGCCCTGTCGCCCGGCCCTCTGGCCACCCGCGCCGCGTCCGGCATCGCGCGCTTCGATGAGATGATCCGGAAGACGGCGGCGCGGACGCCCGCCCACCAGACCGTGACCATCGACGATGTCGGCGGCTATGCCGTGTTCCTGGCGAGCGACGCCGCCAGGGCCGTGACGGGATCGGTGGTCCTGATCGATCACGGCTTCAACATCATGGGCTAG
- a CDS encoding acyl-CoA thioesterase → MAEAGPIDQPASYRHWTEDRVRFADLDPLGHCNNAAISGFFESSRVGLLEDVGLGMAATGFITPMARAAITFRSELFYGTQVRIGVRVAKIGRTSLTLEAAIFTDKGSCAADGDFVLVLMDAATRATTPIPDEARARLADYR, encoded by the coding sequence ATGGCCGAAGCTGGCCCGATCGACCAGCCCGCATCGTACCGTCACTGGACGGAGGATCGGGTCCGCTTCGCCGATCTCGATCCCCTCGGGCATTGCAACAACGCGGCGATCAGTGGGTTCTTCGAATCGAGCCGGGTGGGGTTGCTCGAGGATGTCGGGCTGGGCATGGCGGCGACCGGCTTCATCACGCCGATGGCCCGGGCCGCCATCACCTTCCGCAGCGAGCTCTTCTACGGCACGCAGGTTCGGATCGGCGTCCGGGTCGCAAAGATCGGGCGCACCTCGCTCACCCTGGAAGCCGCGATCTTCACCGACAAGGGCTCATGCGCGGCGGACGGGGACTTCGTGCTGGTCCTGATGGACGCGGCGACCCGAGCGACCACGCCGATTCCCGATGAGGCCCGTGCCCGCTTGGCGGACTACCGATGA
- a CDS encoding SprT family zinc-dependent metalloprotease, producing the protein MPTSPERMPGRVALGGRLIDCAIRWSGRRRTIGLRIGPDGLTVAAPIGVRPEAVVRVLKAKSAWILKHLDRTAEHAADAARSPADGDPVFFRGRPLVLGLSTDPLRVRPTIRQEGDRLDIVLGRQAAGADPAACRDVIRSWGMKRAYDLLAPRVRHFAALLDGRLRAVRIGNQRSRWGSCDASGIVRLNWRLVQLPEDLADYVAAHEAAHLRQMNHGPAFWALVEGIMPDWRERRVRLRSDARRFVLP; encoded by the coding sequence GTGCCGACGTCGCCTGAGCGGATGCCGGGCCGGGTCGCGCTCGGCGGCCGCCTGATCGACTGCGCGATCCGGTGGAGCGGCCGGCGCCGGACGATCGGCCTGCGGATCGGTCCGGACGGCCTGACCGTGGCCGCGCCGATCGGCGTCCGTCCGGAGGCGGTGGTCCGGGTGCTCAAGGCGAAGAGCGCCTGGATCCTCAAGCATCTCGATCGCACGGCGGAGCACGCCGCCGACGCGGCGCGGAGTCCGGCGGACGGCGATCCCGTCTTCTTTCGCGGTCGCCCCCTGGTCCTGGGGCTCAGCACCGACCCGCTGCGTGTCCGGCCCACGATACGCCAGGAGGGCGACCGCCTGGACATCGTTCTGGGGAGACAGGCAGCGGGCGCCGATCCGGCGGCTTGCCGCGACGTGATCCGCTCCTGGGGGATGAAGCGCGCGTACGACCTGCTCGCTCCCCGGGTCCGGCATTTCGCCGCGCTGCTGGACGGGCGGCTGCGCGCCGTTCGCATCGGCAACCAGCGGAGCCGGTGGGGCAGCTGCGACGCCTCGGGCATCGTTCGCCTGAATTGGCGGCTGGTTCAGCTTCCTGAGGACCTGGCGGACTACGTCGCCGCGCATGAAGCGGCGCACTTGCGGCAGATGAACCACGGCCCGGCCTTCTGGGCTCTCGTCGAGGGCATCATGCCGGACTGGCGCGAGCGTCGCGTTCGGCTCCGGAGCGACGCGCGGCGCTTCGTGCTGCCCTGA
- a CDS encoding glycosyltransferase family 2 protein: MPKVSVGIPVYNGADYVPIAIRSAIAQTFEDIEIIVLDNASTDDTERVCREMATTDPRIRYERRPENVGAAANYNGCVERATGTYFIWLCHDDILAPTYVEQAVAILESRPDLALCFGGTCMIDEQGKPLRYDPLDNVFIDAQGGRRGGPAPADLATQETPAERFLDVMHRMIRCFHVFGLHRLSVLKQTMMHQPIYGADKNFVAELALYGKFYQLPDDLFYKREHAKQSLAIDSAEGRARWINPNAKRELFPHLRLHRLSAQAILRSPIPFGQKLRLLTFVLRQTGLRKIILNPRNWRPAYLDQKTIG; the protein is encoded by the coding sequence ATGCCCAAAGTGTCCGTCGGCATTCCTGTCTATAACGGGGCCGACTATGTGCCGATCGCGATCCGCTCCGCGATCGCGCAGACATTCGAGGACATCGAGATCATCGTGCTCGACAACGCCTCGACGGACGACACCGAACGAGTCTGTCGCGAGATGGCCACCACCGATCCGCGCATTCGCTACGAGCGCCGCCCCGAGAATGTCGGCGCGGCGGCGAACTACAATGGCTGCGTCGAGCGGGCGACCGGCACGTATTTCATCTGGCTGTGCCACGACGACATCCTGGCGCCGACCTATGTCGAGCAGGCGGTCGCGATCCTGGAGTCCCGGCCGGATCTGGCCCTGTGCTTCGGCGGCACCTGCATGATCGACGAGCAGGGCAAGCCCTTGCGCTACGATCCGCTCGACAACGTCTTCATCGACGCGCAAGGCGGCCGGAGGGGCGGGCCGGCCCCGGCCGATCTCGCGACGCAGGAGACCCCGGCCGAACGCTTCCTCGACGTCATGCACCGCATGATCCGCTGCTTCCACGTCTTCGGCCTTCACCGGCTCTCGGTCCTCAAGCAGACCATGATGCACCAGCCGATCTACGGCGCGGACAAGAACTTCGTCGCCGAGTTGGCGCTGTACGGCAAGTTCTACCAATTGCCCGACGACCTGTTCTACAAGCGCGAGCACGCCAAGCAGTCGCTGGCGATCGACAGCGCGGAAGGGCGGGCGCGCTGGATCAATCCGAACGCCAAGCGCGAGCTCTTCCCGCATCTGCGTCTGCACCGTCTCAGCGCGCAAGCCATTCTCCGGTCGCCGATCCCCTTCGGCCAGAAGCTCCGCCTGCTCACCTTCGTGCTGCGCCAGACCGGCCTGCGCAAGATCATCCTGAACCCGCGCAACTGGCGGCCGGCCTATCTCGATCAGAAGACCATCGGCTGA